A genomic region of Caldisericaceae bacterium contains the following coding sequences:
- a CDS encoding ABC transporter permease has translation MRAMLEIIEVEFKMFLRLFVAVSFTLLFPVLLLLVFGGIYGNTPTKLFGGHGTVDVFFPAYTVMIIAVTGIMTLPISVCEYRERKILKRYKATPITPWHVFVSQIVVNVVMTALGIVLLFIVGKIVFNLQFLGAFFPSIVAFFISLISVFSLGILIASVSSNTKTADVIANLVYFPMIFLTGATVPIEVLPKLMVTISKFIPLTYAVNLLKGVWLGGKFLNYTKDITILISITIASLLISAFTFKWE, from the coding sequence ATGAGGGCAATGCTTGAAATTATAGAAGTGGAATTTAAGATGTTTTTAAGGTTATTTGTTGCTGTATCTTTTACTCTTCTTTTTCCAGTGCTGCTGCTTCTTGTGTTTGGAGGAATTTACGGAAATACTCCTACAAAGCTCTTTGGAGGCCATGGAACTGTAGATGTGTTCTTTCCAGCTTATACAGTTATGATAATTGCTGTAACAGGTATTATGACCCTTCCCATTTCTGTGTGCGAGTACAGGGAACGGAAAATCTTAAAGCGATACAAGGCTACCCCTATAACTCCGTGGCATGTTTTTGTATCCCAAATTGTAGTAAATGTTGTTATGACAGCATTGGGGATAGTTTTACTGTTCATAGTTGGAAAAATTGTTTTTAATCTGCAATTTTTGGGAGCCTTCTTTCCGTCAATAGTAGCATTTTTTATATCGCTTATAAGTGTGTTCTCTTTGGGTATTTTGATTGCAAGTGTTTCTTCTAACACGAAAACGGCAGATGTAATAGCAAATCTTGTATATTTTCCTATGATATTTTTAACCGGTGCAACCGTACCTATAGAAGTATTACCTAAGTTAATGGTTACAATATCTAAATTTATACCTCTTACATATGCAGTAAATCTATTGAAAGGAGTATGGCTCGGGGGAAAATTCTTAAATTATACAAAAGATATAACGATTTTGATTAGCATAACGATAGCAAGTTTATTGATATCAGCTTTTACATTTAAGTGGGAGTAG
- a CDS encoding ABC transporter ATP-binding protein: MSFVVEVKNLTKTYGSKKAVDNISFSIMEGEIFGIVGPNGAGKTTTLECIEGLRTPDAGSIRVLDFNPLTDRRKMYEYIGVQLQETSYPDRLKVWEICRLFSSFYKNPIPYKELLHTFELDDKANNYITKLSGGEKQKLSIVLSLIPNPKIVFLDELTTGLDPAARRNMWKYIEKLREKGITVCLTSHYMEEVEYLCDRVAIINQGKIVAMDSVNNLIKSFGSATEIVFTSERVDFEKLEKLKNVKKVEKHNGEVHVLGEGNNILSEVIDFLQKEGIKYSDLRVKSSGLEDVFLKLTGSEFEKED, translated from the coding sequence ATGAGTTTCGTTGTAGAAGTGAAAAATCTTACAAAAACTTATGGAAGCAAAAAAGCTGTTGACAACATTTCCTTTAGTATTATGGAAGGAGAAATTTTTGGAATAGTAGGACCTAATGGAGCTGGTAAAACAACAACCCTTGAGTGTATTGAAGGATTAAGAACACCTGATGCAGGAAGTATTAGAGTTTTGGATTTCAATCCACTTACAGATAGAAGAAAAATGTACGAATACATTGGCGTTCAGCTTCAGGAGACTTCTTATCCAGATAGATTGAAGGTATGGGAGATATGTAGATTGTTCTCTTCGTTCTATAAAAATCCGATTCCCTATAAAGAACTATTGCACACATTTGAACTTGATGATAAGGCAAATAACTACATTACAAAGCTTTCTGGCGGAGAAAAACAAAAGCTTTCTATCGTTCTTTCTTTAATCCCAAACCCCAAAATCGTCTTTTTGGATGAATTGACAACAGGTCTTGATCCAGCTGCAAGACGTAATATGTGGAAATATATAGAAAAGTTAAGGGAAAAAGGGATAACTGTATGTCTAACAAGTCATTATATGGAAGAAGTGGAATATCTATGCGATAGGGTTGCTATTATCAATCAAGGGAAAATTGTTGCAATGGATAGTGTAAACAATCTTATTAAGTCTTTTGGTTCAGCTACAGAGATAGTTTTTACTTCCGAAAGGGTTGATTTTGAAAAATTAGAGAAATTGAAAAATGTAAAGAAAGTGGAAAAGCATAACGGTGAAGTACATGTATTAGGAGAAGGAAACAATATTTTGTCTGAGGTTATAGATTTTCTACAGAAAGAAGGGATAAAATACAGTGACCTCAGAGTAAAGAGCAGTGGATTAGAAGATGTATTCTTAAAATTAACTGGTAGTGAGTTTGAAAAGGAGGATTAG
- a CDS encoding CPBP family intramembrane metalloprotease: protein MGISLLFYAFPQNRVIEEIDKIRWISGVNRFPKNIAYMIPAISGSLEKLFFRGVLLNALLKEGLSFSLSLAIVTVLFVYGQITLTNTKIQVLVMAISSIIISIVGGLLFVATGSIVPPIIIHVSSAGFFAQPFKERTVKYQ, encoded by the coding sequence GTGGGAATATCATTATTGTTTTATGCCTTCCCTCAGAATAGGGTAATAGAAGAAATAGACAAAATAAGATGGATTTCTGGTGTTAATAGATTTCCTAAGAATATTGCTTACATGATACCTGCAATAAGTGGTAGCTTAGAGAAACTTTTCTTTAGAGGGGTTTTGTTAAATGCGTTGCTTAAAGAAGGACTATCTTTTAGTTTATCATTGGCAATAGTTACCGTGTTATTTGTATACGGTCAGATAACACTTACAAATACAAAAATCCAGGTGCTTGTCATGGCAATATCTAGCATTATAATTTCAATAGTAGGAGGTCTGTTGTTTGTTGCAACAGGAAGTATTGTGCCTCCAATAATTATCCATGTCTCTTCTGCGGGATTTTTTGCTCAACCTTTTAAGGAAAGGACGGTGAAATATCAATGA
- a CDS encoding DUF72 domain-containing protein: MEKRVYIGTSGYFYSGWIGKFYPPEINSKDFLLYYQQFFNTVEMNSTFYHMPKPSTIKLLKSKLKEDFKVSLKMSRIITHIKRLKDVEDELHRFFESVSYVKDNLGVILIQLPPSLKFNTELLKDFFVKLPKECSFAIEFRHKTWLNDFTFSILKEFNVSFVITHGDDYPFLKTETSNIVYIRLHGPKELYASSYSKEELESWKSYIMELSAKGYSVYVYFNNDFFGYAVDNALMLTKMLT; this comes from the coding sequence ATGGAAAAGAGAGTTTACATAGGAACCTCAGGGTATTTTTATTCTGGTTGGATAGGTAAATTTTATCCTCCAGAAATAAATAGTAAAGACTTTCTTTTGTATTACCAACAATTTTTTAATACGGTTGAAATGAATTCAACTTTTTACCATATGCCAAAGCCCAGCACAATTAAATTGCTAAAAAGCAAGTTAAAAGAAGACTTTAAAGTGAGTTTAAAAATGTCAAGAATTATCACTCACATAAAGAGATTGAAAGACGTTGAAGATGAGTTGCATAGATTTTTTGAAAGTGTTTCTTACGTTAAAGATAATTTAGGAGTAATTTTAATTCAACTACCGCCTTCTTTAAAGTTTAATACAGAACTTCTCAAAGATTTTTTTGTGAAGCTTCCCAAAGAGTGTTCTTTTGCAATTGAATTTAGACACAAAACTTGGCTAAATGATTTTACCTTTAGTATTTTAAAAGAGTTTAATGTCTCTTTTGTAATTACCCATGGCGATGATTACCCTTTTTTAAAAACTGAAACTTCAAATATTGTTTATATAAGATTGCACGGCCCAAAAGAGCTTTATGCGTCTTCCTATTCTAAAGAAGAACTTGAGTCTTGGAAATCTTACATCATGGAATTAAGTGCTAAAGGTTATTCTGTTTATGTTTATTTTAATAACGATTTTTTTGGATATGCAGTTGACAATGCACTAATGCTAACAAAAATGCTTACTTGA
- a CDS encoding DMT family transporter yields the protein MTIRKVLALMFLIIATFIWGITFPLVKYILQYLSEFQLLFLRFLFASLIGIFIVFKGRKYLKNWKNIFYLSLLGLSLYIAFVFQTVGLRYTTPTKSAFITGLYIVFTPILATFFLKERIKLHYIIALNLSLIGLFFLSNIDLRSLASLNIGDLLTILCAVAFAFQIVLTELLVKNMEPLFVTSFEILIAFLFTIPFMVFNPPVLLNSTLILSVAFLGIFASFLAIQAESVSLRYIDSTEASLIFVLEPVFAYLFSFIIFREVLNLKGIIGAFLIIASMVIIAIYNRE from the coding sequence ATGACAATTAGAAAAGTGTTGGCGTTAATGTTTCTAATAATTGCTACATTCATTTGGGGTATAACTTTCCCTCTTGTTAAGTACATTCTTCAATATTTGAGTGAATTTCAACTTCTATTTTTAAGGTTCTTATTTGCCTCTTTAATCGGTATTTTTATTGTATTTAAAGGTAGAAAATACCTAAAAAATTGGAAAAATATTTTTTATCTTTCTTTATTAGGGCTTTCTTTATATATTGCTTTTGTATTTCAAACCGTGGGGTTACGCTACACTACGCCTACTAAAAGTGCTTTCATAACGGGACTTTACATTGTATTTACTCCCATACTTGCAACGTTTTTCTTAAAAGAACGTATAAAATTACATTATATTATTGCATTAAACCTTTCTTTAATTGGTTTATTTTTTTTGTCAAATATTGATCTAAGAAGCCTTGCAAGTTTAAATATTGGTGATTTATTAACTATCTTATGTGCGGTTGCTTTTGCCTTTCAGATAGTCTTAACAGAATTGTTAGTTAAAAACATGGAACCTCTTTTTGTAACTTCTTTTGAGATTTTAATTGCCTTTTTATTTACAATACCTTTTATGGTTTTCAATCCCCCAGTTTTACTAAATTCAACTTTGATTTTATCGGTTGCCTTTCTTGGTATATTTGCAAGCTTCTTAGCAATCCAAGCAGAGTCAGTTTCTTTAAGATACATTGATTCAACCGAAGCGTCCCTTATATTTGTGCTTGAACCTGTTTTTGCTTATCTATTTTCTTTTATTATTTTTAGAGAAGTTTTGAACTTAAAAGGAATAATAGGGGCTTTTCTTATTATTGCTTCTATGGTAATTATTGCTATTTATAATAGAGAATAA
- a CDS encoding alkaline phosphatase family protein: MFINSINEIKEKSTLEGLITPIYNGLNISNVGSLILENFQIANDFEKLKPFKDFTIPNKNKVLLLLVDALGYNLLNFALNNSKISTLRHILDKGMFTVLTSTFPSTTSTALPSIYSVSDPSIHGVMGFRFYAREFGDIINPLFQTLSVNKNCSIKYEPNWLIPIKTIFEILKDHDIPNFSIVRSDYLHSAFDKAVYRGSEEIGYLTYSDMLEQVKNLLKLDVAFINAYLWSIDALSHRFGPFSQVVLNELEIIDVLLGEILKVVDNDTLLLITADHGQIDTTNNEIIELEKLEESKSIILPITDVRVPYITLKESALKNTLSALTNIKVLTRDEAFNLNLFGKKRIFEERVGDLVIVIKDGSAISYLSDKKELELIGKHGNLTSDEMLVPFILYYK; this comes from the coding sequence ATGTTTATAAATTCGATAAATGAAATAAAAGAAAAATCAACTTTAGAAGGTTTAATTACACCCATCTACAATGGTCTTAATATTTCAAACGTTGGAAGTCTAATATTAGAAAACTTTCAAATAGCAAATGATTTTGAAAAACTTAAGCCATTTAAAGATTTCACAATTCCTAATAAAAATAAGGTTCTACTTTTACTGGTCGATGCTTTGGGGTATAATCTACTTAACTTTGCACTTAATAACTCAAAAATATCCACGCTAAGGCATATTTTAGATAAGGGTATGTTTACTGTGCTTACCTCAACTTTCCCTTCCACAACCTCCACTGCACTTCCATCAATCTATTCCGTTAGTGATCCTTCAATACATGGAGTAATGGGCTTTAGATTTTATGCAAGAGAATTTGGTGATATAATAAATCCTCTTTTTCAAACCCTATCAGTTAACAAAAACTGTTCCATAAAATATGAACCAAATTGGCTTATCCCCATAAAAACAATCTTTGAAATATTAAAAGATCACGATATCCCCAATTTTTCAATAGTTCGGTCAGATTACCTGCACAGCGCTTTCGATAAAGCAGTATACAGAGGTAGTGAAGAAATTGGTTACTTGACATACTCAGATATGTTAGAACAAGTTAAGAATTTACTTAAACTTGATGTTGCCTTTATAAATGCTTACCTGTGGAGTATAGATGCTTTATCCCATAGGTTTGGTCCATTTTCTCAAGTAGTACTAAATGAATTAGAAATAATTGATGTTCTATTGGGAGAAATCTTAAAAGTAGTTGATAACGATACACTTCTTCTAATTACAGCAGATCACGGACAAATAGATACAACAAACAATGAGATTATAGAATTAGAAAAATTGGAAGAATCTAAAAGTATTATCTTACCAATAACAGACGTTAGAGTCCCTTATATTACATTAAAAGAGAGTGCTTTAAAGAATACACTTAGTGCATTAACAAACATTAAAGTTTTAACAAGAGATGAAGCGTTCAATCTAAACTTATTTGGCAAAAAGAGAATTTTTGAGGAAAGAGTTGGTGATCTTGTAATTGTCATCAAAGACGGGAGTGCAATTTCATACCTTTCAGATAAAAAAGAATTAGAACTAATCGGAAAACACGGAAACCTCACAAGCGATGAAATGCTTGTGCCGTTTATTCTCTATTATAAATAG
- the serS gene encoding serine--tRNA ligase, protein MLDPNLIRSNPEKVKKGIANKGVDPTLVDQFLEIDKKRREVIVTVDDLRHKRKELSQTIGKLIKESKNPEEIKEEVRKIGDLISEKEKELEVLNEKFEETLLSIPNLPHESVPVGKDETENVVLRKEGSIREFKFKPKPHWEIGEYLDIIDFKRAVKISGSRFYVLKGLGAKLERALISFMIDFHVEKHGYKEIFPPVLINRASMTGTGQLPKFAEDMYKIEGEDLYLDPTAEVPVTNLHRDEILSEDELPIKYVAYTPCFRKEAGAAGKDTRGIIRVHQFNKVEMVRFTKNEDSYEHLYELLDNAEDILRALKLPYQIKMMCTGDLGFTAAMKFDPEVYMAAQEKYVEISSVSNFEDFQARRANIRYKTKTNELKYVHTLNGSGLAVGRTMAAILENYQNEDGSVSVPEVLQKYMGIDKIVKA, encoded by the coding sequence ATGTTAGACCCAAATTTAATAAGATCAAACCCTGAAAAGGTAAAAAAGGGAATTGCAAACAAAGGTGTAGATCCAACATTGGTTGACCAATTCCTTGAGATAGACAAAAAAAGAAGAGAGGTTATTGTAACTGTTGATGACCTAAGGCATAAAAGAAAAGAACTTTCTCAAACAATTGGAAAACTAATAAAAGAATCAAAAAATCCCGAAGAAATTAAAGAAGAGGTAAGAAAAATTGGAGATTTGATAAGTGAAAAAGAAAAAGAACTTGAAGTTCTTAATGAAAAATTTGAAGAAACTCTTCTAAGTATACCTAACTTACCGCATGAATCAGTGCCAGTAGGAAAAGATGAAACAGAAAACGTTGTATTGAGAAAAGAAGGTTCAATTAGAGAATTTAAATTTAAGCCAAAACCTCATTGGGAAATTGGAGAATACCTTGATATTATAGATTTTAAACGGGCGGTAAAGATTTCTGGTTCAAGATTCTATGTGCTAAAAGGTTTAGGAGCAAAACTTGAAAGAGCTCTTATATCTTTTATGATTGACTTCCATGTAGAAAAACACGGATACAAAGAAATTTTCCCGCCTGTGCTTATTAACAGAGCTTCCATGACTGGCACTGGGCAACTTCCAAAATTTGCCGAAGATATGTATAAGATAGAAGGAGAGGATCTCTACCTTGACCCAACAGCAGAAGTGCCCGTAACAAACTTACATAGAGATGAAATTCTTTCGGAAGATGAACTTCCTATAAAATATGTAGCCTACACTCCTTGCTTTAGAAAAGAAGCAGGAGCCGCAGGAAAAGATACTAGAGGAATAATAAGAGTGCACCAATTTAATAAAGTTGAAATGGTAAGATTCACAAAAAATGAAGACTCATATGAACACCTATACGAATTACTTGATAATGCAGAGGATATATTAAGAGCACTAAAACTCCCTTATCAAATCAAGATGATGTGCACAGGAGATTTAGGCTTTACGGCAGCAATGAAGTTTGATCCCGAAGTATACATGGCAGCACAAGAAAAATATGTAGAGATATCTTCTGTAAGTAATTTTGAGGATTTTCAGGCAAGAAGAGCAAATATAAGATACAAAACTAAAACAAATGAGTTAAAATATGTTCATACGCTGAATGGCTCTGGTCTTGCTGTTGGAAGAACGATGGCTGCAATACTTGAGAACTACCAAAATGAAGATGGAAGTGTTTCAGTCCCAGAGGTATTGCAAAAATATATGGGAATTGATAAAATAGTAAAGGCATAA
- a CDS encoding penicillin-binding protein produces the protein MEEITKSNRKKKRSVFKAFILTAISTIAIVVIIGGILFGIYISKAKQELPDIEMYSFSPEQASQIFDYKGHLITNVYATENRIYVSLKDIAPIAVKAVLAQEDKRFYEHGALDYKGIVRAIFVTITSGGKRIEGASTITQQLARTMFLSLERTIDRKIKEALLAIELEKRFTKDQILEMYLNQIYFGSGAYGIEQASLTYFGKHAKDLDLAESAMLAGVIQAPSEYNPYANFEYAKLAQKEVLDKMLSYEIITKDEYNKAINEEIKLSNKTIEKDNMGYVIDYVKDFVANKFGRTMLYVGGLRIYTTVIPELQKAATQAIDEVLTKAEKDGVFPKDKKDSKGVIQPQAALTAVDANTGAILAMVGGRDYDNTKFNRTVALKQPGSSFKIFDYTTAILYGSLTPSDIILSEDYSVGNWTPHEWEGKYFGYLSVREALNQSSNVCAVKTALSVGLDRVILTARKFGITTPLQPFPSIAIGSFEIKQLEMANAYATLGNGGIYHEPYIVSKIVSSDGRILYEHKDNSYRAVPEDVAYIMNNIFSYVMAHKVNARITGLPSGGKTGSTDNWKDAWFDGYTPNISVSVWLGPDSEEVTFPDVFNAGARFPAMIWKKFMNTAMNYFPKNDFPKPSNLTLFNAYNDTGYLTKLPSDGKNIIKYAYHDGFVPPYDIRDIGFVTVRVVKDSGLLAPPSCPIDLTEERTYIKGTEPTEYDPRYPLNTQNIMILTDKDSYIVGEPITITVDVSSFDLNNSKLELIVDGIPVTNLISDQYGTFRYSLLALKIGTIKVEAYLRDPLGNTIAYGAKEIEVKQTP, from the coding sequence ATGGAAGAAATAACAAAAAGCAACAGAAAAAAGAAAAGATCAGTTTTTAAAGCTTTTATTTTAACTGCAATCTCAACAATTGCAATTGTTGTGATTATTGGAGGTATCCTTTTTGGCATTTACATTAGTAAAGCAAAACAAGAACTTCCAGATATCGAGATGTATTCATTCTCACCAGAACAAGCATCCCAAATTTTTGATTACAAAGGACACCTTATAACAAACGTCTATGCAACAGAAAATAGAATTTACGTTAGTTTAAAAGATATTGCACCAATTGCTGTAAAAGCAGTCCTTGCGCAGGAAGATAAAAGATTCTACGAACACGGGGCATTAGATTACAAAGGTATTGTAAGGGCAATCTTCGTCACAATAACAAGCGGTGGAAAAAGAATAGAAGGAGCAAGCACAATAACACAACAACTTGCAAGAACGATGTTCCTTTCTCTTGAAAGGACTATTGATAGAAAAATAAAGGAAGCTCTTCTTGCAATAGAATTAGAAAAACGATTTACCAAAGACCAGATCCTTGAAATGTATCTCAACCAGATTTATTTTGGATCTGGTGCATACGGCATAGAACAAGCATCGTTAACATACTTTGGAAAACATGCTAAAGACCTTGATCTTGCTGAGTCTGCAATGTTAGCTGGTGTTATACAAGCTCCATCTGAATACAATCCTTACGCAAACTTTGAATACGCAAAACTTGCCCAAAAAGAAGTATTAGACAAAATGTTATCATATGAAATCATCACCAAAGATGAATACAATAAAGCGATAAATGAAGAAATAAAATTATCAAATAAAACAATCGAAAAAGATAATATGGGATATGTTATCGATTACGTAAAAGACTTTGTTGCAAATAAATTTGGAAGAACCATGCTTTACGTAGGTGGCTTGAGGATCTACACGACGGTGATACCAGAGTTGCAGAAGGCAGCAACACAAGCAATTGATGAAGTTCTAACAAAAGCAGAAAAAGATGGAGTGTTTCCTAAAGACAAAAAAGACTCAAAAGGGGTAATCCAACCTCAGGCAGCTCTTACTGCAGTCGATGCAAACACCGGAGCAATACTTGCAATGGTTGGGGGAAGAGATTACGACAACACAAAATTCAATAGGACAGTTGCACTAAAACAACCTGGTTCTTCTTTTAAAATATTTGACTATACTACAGCTATACTTTATGGATCTTTAACTCCTTCGGATATAATTCTATCGGAGGACTACTCAGTTGGCAACTGGACACCTCACGAATGGGAGGGTAAATATTTTGGTTATTTGAGCGTAAGAGAAGCTTTAAACCAATCTTCAAATGTATGCGCTGTAAAAACAGCCTTAAGTGTAGGACTTGATAGAGTAATACTAACTGCAAGGAAGTTTGGTATAACCACACCCCTTCAACCATTCCCCTCTATTGCAATTGGAAGTTTTGAAATAAAACAACTTGAAATGGCAAACGCCTATGCAACTTTAGGAAACGGTGGTATATACCATGAACCTTACATAGTTAGTAAAATTGTCTCTTCAGATGGAAGAATCCTTTACGAGCATAAAGACAATTCATACAGAGCTGTCCCAGAAGATGTTGCATATATAATGAATAATATCTTTAGCTACGTAATGGCACATAAAGTAAATGCCAGAATCACAGGATTACCATCCGGTGGAAAGACAGGTAGCACAGATAACTGGAAAGATGCTTGGTTTGATGGATATACGCCAAATATTTCTGTAAGTGTATGGCTTGGCCCAGATTCAGAAGAAGTAACTTTCCCTGACGTTTTCAATGCAGGTGCAAGATTTCCTGCAATGATATGGAAAAAATTCATGAATACCGCAATGAATTACTTTCCAAAAAATGATTTTCCAAAACCCTCTAACTTGACTTTATTTAACGCATATAACGATACAGGATACCTAACAAAATTACCATCTGATGGGAAAAACATTATTAAATACGCATATCACGATGGCTTTGTTCCACCCTACGATATAAGGGATATAGGATTCGTTACAGTGAGGGTTGTTAAAGACTCAGGCTTACTTGCACCACCAAGTTGTCCTATTGATTTAACCGAGGAAAGGACATATATAAAAGGGACAGAACCAACAGAGTATGACCCACGTTATCCACTGAATACTCAAAACATCATGATACTCACAGATAAAGACAGTTATATAGTTGGTGAACCGATAACAATAACTGTTGATGTAAGCTCATTTGATTTAAACAACAGCAAATTAGAATTAATTGTTGACGGAATACCAGTAACAAATCTCATATCAGATCAATATGGAACATTTAGGTATTCTTTACTTGCTTTAAAGATTGGCACCATAAAAGTTGAGGCATACTTAAGAGATCCATTAGGTAATACTATTGCGTATGGTGCAAAAGAAATTGAAGTAAAACAAACACCATAA
- a CDS encoding PaaI family thioesterase — MSYNNCFVCGKNNPKGLKLDIKKVGDTATAEFILDNDYEGYPNIIHGGILASILDDVMANTKFLEGFIVYTIELNIKYLKYCKVREPLIAVGYPVSIVHNILITKGEIKDPEGIIRVEGNGKYLIKGAYK, encoded by the coding sequence ATGAGTTACAATAATTGCTTTGTTTGTGGCAAAAACAACCCAAAGGGACTTAAATTAGATATTAAAAAAGTTGGCGATACAGCAACAGCAGAATTTATACTCGACAACGATTACGAAGGATACCCAAATATCATTCATGGGGGCATTCTTGCCTCAATCCTCGATGATGTTATGGCAAACACTAAATTTCTTGAGGGCTTTATAGTTTACACTATTGAATTAAATATAAAATACCTCAAGTATTGTAAAGTTAGAGAGCCACTCATTGCTGTAGGCTATCCTGTTAGCATAGTTCATAACATACTTATAACAAAAGGGGAGATAAAAGATCCAGAGGGAATTATAAGAGTGGAAGGAAATGGAAAATATCTTATAAAGGGGGCATACAAGTAA